One stretch of Bacteroidota bacterium DNA includes these proteins:
- the nuoL gene encoding NADH-quinone oxidoreductase subunit L, translated as MYSLAPLIVLFPLFGFLINGFFGRKMKNETIVGSIGTLAVASSFVIALLIFFEMLGSAAEERKHIVTVFEWITAGTFSVNVAFQVDQLSILMTLIVTGVGSLIHLYSIGYMHGDAGFWRFFTYLNLFIFMMLMLVLADNYLLMFLGWEGVGLCSYLLIGFWYDRNFEKGTTGDAAKKAFIVNRIGDFGFLLAMFLIFNTFGSLTYESVFAQAAGFSVGDKLMFWITLLMFVGATGKSAQIPLYVWLPDAMAGPTPVSALIHAATMVTAGIYMVARSSILYALAPSTMEIVAIIGLLTAFFAGTIGLVQNDIKKVLAYSTVSQLGYMFLGVGVGAFSAGLFHVMTHAFFKALLFLGSGAVIHAMHDEQDIQKMGGLQKYMPGTFWTFVIGSFAISGLPLLSGFFSKDEILWKAFADGAPWMWVIAALAAGVTAFYMFRLVSLTFLGKERFDHHHIHPHEAPKTMLIPLLVLALFSVIGGYVGIPHVLGGHNYFEEFLEPVFAGANEKMILPVHDSAALELGLMAASVALGLLGMYAGWKIFTEKTEIAESVAKKFSGFHKLLWNKYFVDEAYDAVVVTPMKKISDKFLWKIVDVKIIDNALNYSAKLVEATSNIFRRIQTGVVQSYAIVFVAGILFVIGYLIAW; from the coding sequence ATGTATTCTCTCGCCCCTCTTATCGTCCTTTTTCCGCTTTTTGGTTTTCTTATCAATGGATTTTTCGGACGCAAAATGAAGAACGAAACAATTGTCGGAAGTATTGGTACGCTGGCGGTTGCATCCTCGTTTGTTATTGCACTCTTGATTTTTTTTGAAATGCTTGGTTCAGCGGCAGAAGAACGTAAGCATATTGTTACCGTATTTGAATGGATCACTGCGGGAACATTCTCTGTCAATGTTGCATTTCAAGTTGATCAGCTTTCCATATTAATGACACTCATTGTTACGGGCGTCGGAAGCTTGATTCATCTCTATTCTATCGGGTATATGCATGGCGATGCGGGATTCTGGAGATTCTTCACCTATCTGAATCTGTTCATTTTTATGATGCTCATGTTAGTCCTTGCCGACAACTATCTATTGATGTTCCTCGGATGGGAAGGGGTGGGGTTGTGTTCGTATTTGTTGATTGGATTTTGGTATGACAGGAATTTCGAAAAGGGTACGACAGGTGATGCTGCAAAAAAAGCATTCATCGTCAATCGCATCGGCGATTTCGGATTTCTGCTTGCGATGTTTCTTATTTTCAACACCTTTGGATCGTTAACCTACGAATCAGTATTTGCGCAAGCTGCCGGATTCTCCGTTGGTGATAAACTGATGTTCTGGATAACTTTGCTGATGTTTGTTGGCGCAACAGGAAAATCTGCACAGATTCCTCTTTATGTTTGGCTCCCCGATGCAATGGCGGGTCCAACACCTGTTTCTGCACTGATCCATGCCGCAACAATGGTCACCGCCGGTATTTATATGGTGGCTCGAAGTTCAATCCTTTATGCACTTGCACCATCGACGATGGAAATTGTTGCGATCATCGGATTATTAACGGCGTTCTTTGCCGGAACAATCGGGCTGGTACAAAATGATATTAAAAAAGTTTTGGCGTATTCCACTGTCAGTCAATTGGGATATATGTTTCTTGGCGTTGGAGTAGGAGCATTTTCTGCTGGTCTGTTCCATGTGATGACACACGCATTTTTCAAAGCGCTTCTCTTTTTGGGATCCGGCGCTGTGATTCATGCAATGCACGATGAGCAGGACATTCAAAAGATGGGTGGACTTCAAAAATATATGCCCGGAACATTCTGGACATTTGTCATAGGATCGTTTGCAATATCGGGTCTGCCGCTTCTTTCCGGATTCTTTTCGAAAGATGAAATCTTATGGAAAGCGTTTGCTGACGGTGCACCATGGATGTGGGTTATCGCAGCTCTTGCTGCCGGTGTAACGGCATTCTATATGTTTCGTTTAGTGTCGTTAACATTTTTAGGGAAAGAGCGTTTCGATCATCATCATATTCATCCGCACGAAGCACCGAAGACAATGCTTATTCCGTTGCTTGTATTGGCGTTGTTTTCCGTCATTGGCGGTTACGTCGGCATTCCGCATGTGTTGGGGGGACATAATTATTTTGAAGAATTTTTGGAACCGGTGTTTGCCGGTGCAAATGAAAAAATGATTCTTCCGGTACATGATTCAGCAGCACTTGAACTTGGATTAATGGCAGCTTCCGTGGCGTTAGGATTACTCGGAATGTATGCAGGATGGAAAATCTTTACGGAAAAGACGGAGATTGCAGAAAGTGTTGCAAAAAAATTCTCGGGATTCCACAAACTGCTCTGGAACAAATATTTTGTTGATGAAGCATATGACGCAGTTGTCGTCACTCCAATGAAAAAGATTTCCGATAAGTTTTTATGGAAAATTGTTGACGTAAAGATTATTGACAATGCGCTTAATTATTCGGCAAAGCTTGTGGAAGCGACATCAAATATTTTTCGTCGAATTCAAACCGGAGTTGTTCAAAGTTACGCCATCGTTTTTGTGGCTGGGATTTTGTTTGTGATTGGTTATTTAATTGCTTGGTAA
- the nuoK gene encoding NADH-quinone oxidoreductase subunit NuoK, whose amino-acid sequence MIPLNHYLLLSAFLFSCGVLGVVVRRNAIVIFMCIELMLNAVNLSLIAFAQFLGDATGQMLVFFVMVVAAAEAAVGLAIIISLFRNKQTVNVDELNILKW is encoded by the coding sequence ATGATCCCATTAAATCATTATCTGTTACTTTCAGCATTTTTATTCTCCTGCGGAGTTCTTGGAGTTGTTGTTCGCCGTAATGCCATAGTTATTTTTATGTGCATTGAATTGATGTTGAATGCCGTAAATCTTTCCTTGATCGCATTTGCGCAATTTCTTGGAGATGCCACCGGACAAATGCTTGTCTTTTTTGTGATGGTTGTTGCCGCTGCAGAAGCTGCCGTTGGCCTTGCAATTATTATATCATTGTTCCGTAACAAACAGACTGTTAATGTGGATGAATTGAATATTCTGAAATGGTAA
- a CDS encoding NADH-quinone oxidoreductase subunit J: protein MTFEQGVFYFLAGITVFSAVMMLLQRNPVNSALYLILNFFCLGGLYLTLNAQFIALVHILVYAGAIMVLFLFVIMLLNLGDDKKLVEHLGLRMYFGIAFSAGLLIELLYIFGFSSPSVYTQLSPASVEMGTVEYIGKVLFTKFLFPFEITSFLLLAAIIGAVLLAKRKLVQ from the coding sequence ATGACTTTTGAACAAGGTGTGTTTTATTTTCTCGCAGGTATTACGGTCTTTTCCGCAGTAATGATGCTTCTTCAGCGAAATCCGGTCAATAGCGCCCTCTATCTTATCCTTAATTTTTTCTGCCTTGGTGGTTTATATCTTACACTCAACGCACAATTTATAGCCTTGGTGCATATTCTTGTGTATGCAGGTGCAATCATGGTGTTATTTCTTTTCGTGATCATGTTATTGAATCTTGGTGATGACAAGAAGTTGGTAGAGCATTTAGGATTGCGGATGTATTTCGGAATAGCATTTTCTGCCGGTTTATTAATAGAGTTGCTTTATATATTTGGATTCAGCAGTCCGTCTGTATATACACAATTATCCCCTGCATCAGTAGAGATGGGAACCGTGGAGTATATCGGAAAAGTGTTATTTACGAAATTTTTATTCCCGTTTGAAATAACATCGTTTTTGCTGTTGGCCGCAATTATTGGGGCTGTGCTGTTGGCGAAAAGAAAATTAGTCCAATAA
- a CDS encoding pitrilysin family protein → MRTTMHNEKWIMDNVLNNYQLSIINLLRAGTFLFILFTTTVFISAQSVDRSKPPVLGPTPTLKVNVLQNFTLSNGLKVIVYEKKEVPIIQLNLIIKAGSVNESADKLGLAGITANMMDEGAAGKSSLELSDEIDFLGAQIGASGGLHNSSVTLRSTTSKFDAALTLFSDILLHPDFPANELERLQKQYLTALFQGFDQPRVIAAAATSSLVYGKNHPYGRTSAGNEQTIKSFTVDDLKNFYSTYYRPNNAFLVVVGDVNAKEVVAKIESALSSWQKGEVKPATITKSNQVDGRTIYLIDKPEAAQSVIRVCRIGVDRTSADYFPILVMNTILGGSFTSRLNSNLREKNGYAYGANSGFSMRPYPGPFTAASDVQTDKTDKALKEFMNELNGISKPVSDEELTKAKNYIALGYPDNFSSVGSIAAQIADLIDYNLPDNYFNDYIGKIMAVSKDDVRRAAKKYIDTDDLAIIIVGDKAKIEKGLKETKVGKIVNLVPVDVLGPMPTL, encoded by the coding sequence ATGAGAACCACAATGCATAATGAAAAATGGATAATGGACAATGTATTGAACAATTATCAATTATCAATTATCAATTTACTCAGGGCCGGAACATTTCTTTTCATTTTGTTTACCACAACAGTATTCATTTCTGCTCAATCAGTGGACCGATCGAAACCTCCGGTGCTCGGCCCAACGCCGACATTAAAGGTAAACGTACTTCAAAACTTTACTTTGAGCAATGGATTAAAAGTGATAGTGTATGAAAAGAAAGAAGTGCCGATCATTCAATTGAATCTCATTATCAAAGCTGGAAGTGTGAATGAATCTGCTGATAAACTCGGACTGGCAGGGATAACAGCAAATATGATGGATGAGGGGGCAGCCGGGAAATCCTCATTGGAACTTTCTGATGAGATAGATTTTCTTGGCGCTCAGATCGGTGCGAGCGGCGGACTTCACAATAGCAGCGTGACACTTCGTTCAACTACCTCAAAATTTGATGCTGCGTTAACATTGTTTTCAGATATTCTTCTCCATCCTGATTTTCCTGCAAACGAATTGGAACGTTTACAGAAACAATATCTGACGGCATTGTTTCAAGGATTTGACCAACCTCGCGTGATTGCTGCGGCAGCAACATCGAGTCTGGTCTATGGAAAGAATCATCCGTATGGACGCACATCAGCCGGAAATGAACAAACAATCAAATCTTTTACGGTAGACGATCTTAAGAATTTTTATTCAACATATTATCGGCCGAACAATGCCTTTTTGGTTGTTGTTGGTGACGTGAATGCCAAAGAAGTTGTTGCAAAGATTGAAAGTGCCCTAAGCAGTTGGCAAAAAGGAGAAGTGAAACCAGCAACAATTACTAAATCGAACCAAGTAGACGGACGGACGATTTATTTGATTGATAAACCTGAGGCAGCTCAATCAGTGATCCGAGTCTGTCGTATCGGTGTGGATCGAACATCAGCAGATTATTTCCCAATACTGGTAATGAATACAATCCTCGGTGGTTCGTTCACGTCACGGTTAAACTCGAATCTTCGTGAAAAAAATGGTTATGCTTATGGTGCAAATTCGGGATTTTCAATGAGGCCTTATCCTGGTCCATTTACTGCTGCATCAGATGTTCAGACGGATAAAACGGATAAAGCGCTGAAGGAATTTATGAATGAACTAAATGGAATTTCCAAACCGGTATCCGACGAGGAATTGACGAAAGCAAAAAATTACATTGCTCTCGGTTATCCTGATAATTTCAGCAGCGTTGGTTCAATTGCGGCACAGATTGCCGATCTGATCGATTATAATCTACCTGACAATTATTTTAATGATTATATCGGAAAAATCATGGCAGTATCGAAAGACGATGTTCGTCGTGCAGCAAAAAAATATATCGATACAGACGACCTTGCCATTATCATTGTAGGGGATAAAGCAAAAATTGAAAAAGGTTTAAAAGAGACAAAGGTCGGCAAAATTGTCAACCTTGTTCCGGTCGACGTCCTGGGTCCCATGCCGACTCTATAA
- a CDS encoding pitrilysin family protein, whose translation MRKHFYVLLIVSATLSAQNVRINVPYERFTLKNGLNVILHVDKTTPTVSVNEWFHVGSGYEKPGRTGFAHLFEHLMFEGSKNVPEGKFDEWLEAAGGSNNGSTNVDRTNYFEDIPSNALELSLFLDSDRMGYLLDDMTQGKLDGQRDVVKNERRQSYENRPYGYAFLMIFESLYPQSHPYSWPTIGSMADLSAASLEDVKEFFRLYYAPNNTSLSIAGDIDIPKTKALVEKWFSEVPMGKPVPQQDRTVVSLSEEKRMTIEDRVQLPRIYMAWHSPATLSPGDAELDLLSSVLAGGKNSRLYKKLVYEMQIAQDVSAFQASAKLGSMFIISSTARAGHTLAEIEQVIQEEVNKVKQEMPSMRELDRARNQYEASFIERLESVNGKADMLNNYFYLTGNPDYFNEDLARYYAIDPQDISTVASRYLKDNGRVVISFVPKGKVELAAKNSPVVSMEGK comes from the coding sequence ATGCGAAAACACTTCTATGTTTTGCTTATCGTTTCCGCAACACTCTCTGCGCAAAATGTTCGTATCAATGTTCCGTATGAACGATTTACGTTGAAGAACGGACTGAACGTTATACTCCATGTTGATAAAACGACACCCACCGTTTCTGTCAATGAATGGTTCCATGTCGGATCCGGATATGAAAAACCCGGCCGGACCGGATTTGCGCATCTTTTTGAACACCTGATGTTCGAAGGATCAAAAAATGTTCCGGAAGGAAAGTTTGACGAATGGCTTGAAGCAGCCGGCGGATCGAACAACGGCTCCACGAACGTTGATCGGACGAATTATTTTGAAGATATCCCAAGCAACGCGCTTGAACTGTCACTCTTTCTCGATTCGGACAGGATGGGATATTTATTAGACGATATGACACAGGGTAAACTTGATGGACAGCGTGATGTAGTGAAAAACGAACGGCGTCAATCATATGAAAATCGTCCTTATGGTTATGCATTTTTAATGATCTTTGAATCACTTTATCCACAATCACATCCCTATAGTTGGCCAACCATCGGAAGCATGGCTGATCTCAGTGCGGCATCATTGGAGGATGTAAAAGAATTCTTCCGTCTATATTATGCTCCCAATAATACAAGTCTTTCTATTGCAGGAGATATTGATATTCCGAAAACAAAAGCGCTGGTAGAGAAATGGTTCAGCGAAGTTCCGATGGGAAAACCGGTCCCGCAACAAGATCGTACGGTTGTTTCTTTGTCGGAAGAAAAACGGATGACGATCGAAGATCGAGTGCAACTGCCGAGAATCTATATGGCTTGGCATTCACCTGCAACATTATCACCAGGTGATGCGGAGTTAGATCTTCTTTCTTCAGTACTGGCAGGAGGCAAGAATTCCCGTTTATATAAAAAATTAGTGTACGAAATGCAGATTGCTCAGGATGTTTCTGCATTTCAAGCGTCAGCAAAATTAGGTTCAATGTTTATCATTTCTTCCACAGCTCGTGCCGGCCACACACTGGCTGAAATTGAACAGGTAATACAGGAAGAAGTCAATAAAGTGAAACAAGAGATGCCATCCATGCGCGAACTTGACCGCGCAAGAAATCAATATGAAGCAAGTTTCATAGAACGATTGGAATCGGTGAACGGCAAAGCTGATATGTTGAATAACTATTTTTATTTGACTGGGAATCCGGACTACTTCAACGAAGATCTTGCCCGTTATTATGCAATCGATCCTCAGGATATTTCAACAGTCGCTTCCCGATATCTGAAGGATAACGGGCGCGTTGTTATCAGTTTTGTCCCTAAAGGGAAAGTAGAACTTGCGGCGAAGAATTCACCGGTTGTCAGCATGGAGGGAAAATGA
- a CDS encoding PA0069 family radical SAM protein, which produces MTSNPSKGRAAGFNPTNRFESKAYEVLEEEIDPDRKIVTQFFRDTSKTALAKNDSPDIGFTYDLNPYRGCEHGCIYCYARPTHEYLGFSSGLDFETKIMVKPDIHILLEKEFQKKGWKPSTISISGNTDCYQPIERKLQLTRKCLEVALKYRNPVGIITKNALITRDIDILTELAKLQLVNTTLTITTLDKKLQRSMEPRTSSPEQKLKAIEELANAGINVGVSLSPVIPGLNDSEMPAILKRASEHGATFAFYTMLRLPHSVKDLFVDWLKREYPDRADKVINRIKDVREGKLTSTEFGKRMTGTGEIADSIAQLFELTCRKYNLNGKEYRLSKDKFIGKQSDQLDLF; this is translated from the coding sequence ATGACTTCCAATCCTTCAAAAGGCCGTGCTGCAGGATTCAATCCAACGAATCGGTTTGAATCGAAGGCGTATGAAGTACTGGAAGAAGAGATTGATCCCGATCGAAAAATTGTTACGCAATTTTTTCGCGACACCTCAAAAACTGCCCTTGCAAAAAATGACTCGCCGGATATCGGGTTTACCTACGACCTGAATCCTTACCGCGGCTGCGAACATGGCTGCATTTATTGTTATGCCCGTCCCACTCACGAGTATCTCGGATTTTCATCCGGCCTGGATTTTGAAACGAAAATCATGGTGAAACCGGATATTCACATCCTTCTCGAAAAAGAATTCCAAAAAAAGGGATGGAAGCCTTCAACGATTTCCATCTCCGGTAACACCGATTGTTATCAGCCGATTGAGCGCAAGTTACAACTAACCCGCAAATGTTTGGAGGTTGCATTAAAATATCGCAACCCTGTTGGTATCATCACAAAGAATGCTCTCATCACTCGTGACATTGATATTCTCACTGAACTAGCAAAACTACAGTTGGTAAACACCACGTTGACGATAACGACGCTTGATAAAAAATTACAACGATCCATGGAACCAAGAACCTCATCACCGGAACAAAAATTAAAAGCAATTGAAGAATTGGCAAATGCTGGAATCAATGTGGGTGTTAGTCTCTCGCCAGTCATTCCTGGATTGAATGACAGTGAAATGCCGGCAATTTTGAAACGTGCAAGCGAACATGGCGCAACCTTTGCGTTCTATACTATGCTTCGGCTTCCACATTCCGTAAAAGACCTCTTCGTTGATTGGCTGAAACGGGAATATCCGGATCGTGCTGACAAAGTGATCAACCGCATCAAAGATGTCCGGGAAGGGAAACTCACATCCACTGAATTTGGAAAGCGCATGACCGGAACGGGAGAGATCGCCGATTCTATCGCTCAATTATTTGAATTGACTTGCCGCAAATACAATTTAAATGGAAAAGAATACCGGTTAAGTAAAGATAAGTTTATAGGAAAGCAGTCTGATCAACTTGATTTATTTTGA
- a CDS encoding ATP-binding protein, translated as MYSLRIQLLIATIIAAVGGALSFYFHPSLSVSIILLLVFIGISYGMLRLFVYRPLQRIQRVVTAQEDKTSVQRVVTSSSDEFQHLSDSFNTMLDSFRGDIRQLEKLERVRSEFLGNVSHELRTPLFSTQGLIETLLHGAVDDKKVNRDFLQKALNNIERLNSLLEELIEISRIESGEMKLRLRYFNIVPMLVSTVSELQTFAEQREISLRLLGPTENEIEVFGDKERLRQVLANLIENAIKYSEPKDSVTVKCSNDTSSVEISVEDTGIGIAPQHLSRIFERFYRVDKDRSRDVGGSGLGLAIVKHIIEAHDQTIKVESQVGIGTKFTFSVSKSSSEK; from the coding sequence ATGTACTCCCTTCGAATTCAACTCTTGATTGCAACGATCATTGCTGCTGTTGGCGGCGCACTTTCGTTCTATTTCCATCCTTCGTTAAGTGTCTCTATAATACTGCTCCTGGTTTTTATAGGAATTTCCTATGGTATGCTGCGTCTCTTTGTCTATCGACCCTTGCAACGGATTCAACGGGTTGTGACCGCACAAGAAGATAAAACTTCCGTACAGAGAGTAGTCACCAGTTCATCCGATGAATTTCAACATTTGTCGGATTCGTTTAATACTATGCTCGATTCCTTCCGGGGGGATATCCGTCAATTAGAAAAATTGGAACGGGTACGAAGTGAATTTCTCGGAAATGTTTCGCATGAACTTCGCACACCATTGTTCTCAACACAGGGATTGATCGAAACACTGCTGCATGGTGCCGTGGATGATAAAAAAGTGAACCGCGATTTTTTACAAAAGGCACTGAATAACATTGAACGGCTTAATTCACTCTTGGAAGAATTAATAGAGATTTCACGAATTGAATCGGGTGAAATGAAACTGCGTCTGCGGTATTTTAATATTGTTCCGATGCTCGTCTCAACGGTGTCTGAACTGCAAACGTTTGCTGAGCAACGGGAGATTTCGCTTCGCCTTCTCGGCCCTACAGAAAATGAGATTGAAGTATTCGGTGATAAAGAACGATTGCGTCAGGTACTTGCCAACCTTATTGAGAATGCCATTAAATATTCGGAGCCAAAAGATTCTGTTACAGTGAAGTGTAGCAACGATACAAGTTCCGTTGAGATCAGTGTTGAGGATACCGGTATTGGAATTGCACCGCAGCATCTTTCCAGAATTTTCGAACGTTTTTACCGAGTGGATAAAGATCGCTCAAGAGATGTCGGCGGGTCCGGACTTGGTTTAGCAATTGTTAAACACATTATCGAAGCACACGATCAAACAATTAAAGTGGAGAGCCAAGTTGGCATTGGCACGAAATTTACATTTAGCGTAAGTAAATCAAGTTCAGAAAAATAA
- a CDS encoding response regulator transcription factor produces MKQKILIADDERDIIDFLKYNLEKEGYDVLTAKNGVEAVNLAKKNPHLILLDVMMPEMDGLEAVRALKKNSATAKIPVIFLTARGSEVDEVVGLEMGADDYIIKPISIPKLMARIKLTLRKKSRAKEEESASTEILRHGIIEINRSRYKVYVNKKEVFFPKKEFEVLSYLVKNVGKVVTRETLLSQIWGSDVYVIDRTVDVHIRKIREKLGTNADYIDTIKGVGYRMKDI; encoded by the coding sequence ATGAAGCAAAAGATATTAATTGCGGACGACGAACGAGACATTATCGATTTTCTGAAATATAATCTTGAAAAAGAGGGATATGATGTTCTTACGGCAAAGAACGGCGTTGAAGCCGTAAATCTTGCGAAGAAAAATCCACACCTTATTTTGCTCGATGTGATGATGCCGGAGATGGATGGATTGGAAGCTGTAAGGGCATTAAAAAAGAATTCAGCAACGGCAAAGATCCCGGTGATTTTTTTAACAGCGCGCGGTTCTGAAGTGGATGAGGTTGTAGGATTGGAAATGGGAGCTGATGATTATATCATTAAACCGATCAGCATTCCAAAATTGATGGCGCGTATTAAACTGACGTTGCGTAAAAAATCGAGAGCGAAAGAAGAAGAATCGGCCAGTACAGAAATCTTGCGCCACGGAATTATTGAGATCAATCGCTCGCGCTATAAAGTGTATGTCAACAAGAAAGAGGTCTTCTTTCCCAAAAAGGAATTTGAAGTATTATCGTATCTGGTGAAGAATGTCGGTAAAGTCGTGACGCGGGAAACGCTTCTTTCTCAAATATGGGGGAGCGATGTGTATGTAATCGATAGAACTGTTGATGTACACATACGCAAGATCAGGGAAAAGCTCGGAACCAATGCGGATTATATCGATACCATTAAAGGGGTCGGATATCGCATGAAAGATATCTAG
- a CDS encoding inosine/xanthosine triphosphatase, whose product MKLIIASTRTPKINGVKKAVIQLSTIFQFDPASVEYETKETTSGVSDMPISIEETMLGSRQRASSVFRKDGNDIVFSVGVEGGLFRNDNKVFLQSWTCAFDGERYHYGSSGAIEIPDALADKVMNLGIELGIAIDEFAKQADVRSRQGTFGILTNDLITREDSFAMATMFALIPFLNRNIYSHSRNK is encoded by the coding sequence ATGAAATTGATCATAGCCAGTACACGCACGCCCAAAATTAATGGCGTTAAAAAAGCCGTCATTCAACTTTCAACCATTTTTCAATTCGATCCGGCTTCCGTAGAATACGAAACGAAAGAGACAACCAGCGGTGTCTCTGATATGCCAATTTCAATCGAAGAGACCATGCTTGGATCACGTCAGAGAGCTTCATCCGTTTTTCGGAAAGACGGAAATGATATTGTCTTTAGCGTAGGCGTTGAGGGAGGATTATTTCGGAATGACAACAAAGTTTTTTTACAAAGTTGGACGTGCGCGTTTGATGGTGAACGTTATCATTATGGAAGTTCGGGTGCTATTGAAATTCCTGATGCGTTGGCCGACAAAGTAATGAATCTTGGCATTGAACTTGGTATTGCGATTGATGAATTTGCAAAACAAGCGGATGTACGAAGCCGGCAGGGAACATTTGGAATCTTGACAAATGATCTCATTACGAGAGAAGATTCCTTTGCGATGGCAACAATGTTTGCCTTGATACCGTTCTTGAACCGGAATATCTATTCACATTCGCGTAACAAATAA
- the cdd gene encoding cytidine deaminase — MNKHIRKEMIQRAVDAKHTSYSPYSKFRVGASILTDDGEIFSGCNVENASYGLAICAERNAVFQAAFAGKRKIVAVAVTSDERTFLTPCGACRQVISEFADGKAEIILIASTGKTKSLKFEKIFPTPPALKHLKK, encoded by the coding sequence ATGAATAAGCACATTCGCAAGGAAATGATTCAACGGGCTGTGGATGCAAAGCATACATCCTATTCACCATATTCAAAATTTAGAGTCGGTGCATCCATCCTTACTGACGACGGCGAGATATTTTCCGGATGTAATGTGGAAAATGCTTCGTATGGATTGGCCATCTGTGCTGAACGGAACGCGGTCTTCCAAGCGGCATTTGCAGGAAAACGAAAGATTGTTGCCGTTGCCGTTACGTCGGACGAACGAACATTCCTTACTCCATGCGGAGCGTGCAGACAAGTAATCTCTGAATTTGCTGATGGGAAAGCCGAAATTATTCTTATCGCATCCACAGGAAAAACCAAATCTCTAAAATTTGAAAAAATCTTCCCAACACCTCCGGCACTAAAGCATTTGAAAAAATAA
- a CDS encoding DUF971 domain-containing protein translates to MKPTSIKQTDKETITFTWDDQWVTPLAITQLRNECPCAECKGETILMQQILPVLKPKLPGHYDIKGIIPVGSYAIQITWGDGHATGLYSWEYLRNLHTSKK, encoded by the coding sequence ATGAAGCCGACCTCCATTAAACAAACTGACAAAGAAACAATTACCTTCACGTGGGATGATCAGTGGGTAACTCCATTGGCAATCACACAATTACGTAACGAGTGTCCATGCGCGGAATGCAAAGGTGAAACGATTTTGATGCAGCAAATTTTGCCCGTCCTAAAGCCAAAACTTCCGGGACATTATGATATTAAAGGAATCATTCCGGTAGGAAGTTATGCAATTCAAATTACATGGGGCGATGGACATGCAACGGGGTTGTATTCCTGGGAGTATTTGCGTAATCTCCATACCAGTAAAAAATGA